TCTCCACCAGCGTATAACGGATGTTCGGCCGGTCGAAGCTGCTGACCTGAATCAGCGGATCCTGCAGCGCCAGCAGGCGCGAAATGTCATTGCGCGTGGTCTCGTCAGCGGTCGCCGTCAGCGCGACCACCGGCATCGCCGGGAAGCGCTGCTTCAGCTGGCCAAGCGCGCTGTATTCCGGCCGGAAATCGTGGCCCCACTGGGAAATACAGTGCGCCTCGTCCACCGCCAGCATCGCCGGCGGGCAGCTGTCGAGCAGCGACAGGAAGCTGTCCATCATCAGGCGTTCAGGGGCGATATACAGCATTTTAATCGCGCCGCTGCGGCAACCGGCCATCACTTCCAACTGCTGTTCGCGCGTTTGCGTCGAGTTGTAGCAGGCCGCCGCCACGCCGTTGGCCAGCAGTTGATCCACCTGATCCTTCATCAGGGAGATCAGCGGGGAGACCACCAGGGTCAGTCCCTCCAGCATCAGCGCCGGGATTTGATAGCACAACGATTTGCCGCCGCCGGTCGGCATCACCACCAGGCAGTCTTGGCCGCGGGTCGCCGCGTCGATAATCGTTTGTTGTCCCGGACGGAATTGTTGATAGCCAAAGGTGTCGCGTAACACCTGCTCTGCCAGCAATTCGCTGTTTATCACTGCTGCGGTAGACACACACTTCCCCATGTTAAATTCTGAGTACCCCGATAAATGAGGCCGCCGCCAGATTTGCGGCGGCCTCAGGGACGCGGGGATATGATTACATAATATCGTTCAGCATGACACCAACGCCGACGCGTGTCTGCCGGAAGTTGTAATCAATCATCGATTCACCGTAGCCGCTGAATACCTGGGTATAGAAGCGGACATGCTTGGTGATCGGATAGCTCCAGCCCAGTTCCGCTCCGCCGAAGCCGGTATTCCAGTTGTAGTGGCCGTCCACGCTGAAGACGCTCTCGCCCCAGGTATAACCGACTTTCAGGCGGTAGTAGCCCATATATTTGGTGATATCCGGGTTGTCGTCGCTGCTGGCGCTTTCAGAGAAACGCAGCCAGGGTTTGACATCGACCTGCCAGTTGCCGTTCTGCGCCATCAGGCGCGCGTAGGCGCGGTTCCAGCTGCGCGAGGTCGGCTCCGAACGGCCGTTCGACTGGTGGTTAAGCCCCACCTCGATGTCGCGCAATGTCCAGCCGGCAAAGGTGTAATCCGTTGCCCAACCGAGGAAAATCTGCGGCTC
The nucleotide sequence above comes from Serratia rhizosphaerae. Encoded proteins:
- the pldA gene encoding phospholipase A translates to MRILSGAVMATLLAPALVQAEEAKQQEIHDKPAVNGSIIANMLQSHDNPFTLYPYEPNYILYSYTSDLNKEAIDSYSWANHARKDEVKFQLSLAFPLWRGIVGENSVLGASYTQRSWWQLSNSGQSSPFRETNYEPQIFLGWATDYTFAGWTLRDIEVGLNHQSNGRSEPTSRSWNRAYARLMAQNGNWQVDVKPWLRFSESASSDDNPDITKYMGYYRLKVGYTWGESVFSVDGHYNWNTGFGGAELGWSYPITKHVRFYTQVFSGYGESMIDYNFRQTRVGVGVMLNDIM